The Myxococcales bacterium region ACCGCTCGACGTGGCTCCAGTTGACGTGCGCCGACGGAATCGTGAGCGCGAGGAGCACGGTCGCGACGACGCGACCGCTCGCGCCGCGTCCGAGGAGCGCCGTCAACGCATACACGACCACGAGCGCCTCGATGAGGAGACCTGCTAGGCCGCTCAGGTGAACCCAATGCGCAGGCGAGTGCGCCTTCGGGCCGGCGTACCCGAGGGCCGCAGAGGCCACGACGCCGAGCCCCAACGCGAGCGTCACCATGGCTCGCGACCGCGCGCGCGGCGCGCCTCGCGCGGTCGGCGCGGCGACGAAGCCAAAGGCCGGTGCGATGGCCGAGGCAAGGGCGCAGACTCCGCAGGTGTTGGCGCGGCGGCTCGCCGTTCGTTGCCGCGCGTTTCGGGAGCGAGGGTCGTGGCCGCCGGCGAAGAGCTCGCGACGCCGGCGGCGTCAAAGGCGCGATCGCCCGCGGCGATCACGGCCGCCATCGACTCGAAGCGTGCATCGGGTGCCTTCGCGAGCAATCGCTCGACGAGCGCCTCGTGGGCCGCCGAGGCGTTGAACGCGCGGGAAGCCAGCGTGGGAGGCGCTTCGTGCAGGTGCGCCTGCAAGAGCTCCACGTACGTGCTCGCCGCGAAGGGCGGCCGGCCCGTGAGCAATTCGAAGAGCAAAACACCGAAAGCGTACTGATCGGTGCGCGGCTCGACGCCGCGCGCCCACCATTGCTCCGGCGCCATGTAGAGCGGTGTCCCCATGGGCCGGCCTGTTTGCGACAGCGCAAGCTCGTCGGGCCGCTCGTCGGCCTTTGCGATGCCGAAGTCCAAGAGGCGCGGCCGCACGCCCTCGCCATGCCTCTCGAGGAACACGTTGTCGGGCTTGAGGTCGCGGTGGACGATCCCGGCGCGATGGGCCGCCGCGAGCGCGTCGGCGATGTCCCGTGCGATGACCCACGCCTCCTTGGGGGGCAAGCGGCCGCGCGCCCGGAGCTCATCGCCGAGCGAACGCCCTGAGAGCAACGACATGACGAGGTACGGGCGACCATCGTCGAGCAGGCCAAAGGCAAAGACATCGACGATGCCGGCGTGGCCCACCTCGTTGACGAGGCGAGCCTCACGAAGAACGCGGGCGACGTCGCGCCGCGCCGGATCGACGATCTCTTTGAGCACCTTGATGGCGACGCGCTTCTTGATGCGCGGCTCCTCGCCGGAGTACACGACGCTCGTGGCGCCCGAGCCCACGCGCCCCGTCACGACGTAGTCGCCCACCCGAAAGCCGACGGGCAGCTCGCCGGCCGCCGGCGGTGCGGGCGAGTCAGCCTGCTCGTCAGGCCCGTCGTCAGCCGGGTCGTTCGAGACCATGCGCCCTGATGAGCTCGTTCATGTGAGAGCGCGCGACGCCGAGACGCCGGGCTGACTCGGCCACGTTCCACGACGTCGCCGCGAGCGTGTCGGCGAGCAGGCGCCGCTGAAATCGCAGCGTGGCCTCGCGCCAACCCTCGGGCTCGTTGGTCTCCGCGTCGCTCGGCGCCTCGGCCTTCGCGCCCGGAAAGACGTGACGCGCGTCGACGCGCGCGGTGCCCTCCGCGAGCGCCGTCGCCCAACCGCGCGCGATCACATTCTCGAGTTGGCGCACGTTGCCGGGCCACTCGCTCTCCTCGAGCGCGAGCTCCGCGGCGCGAGAAAGCGCGAGCCGCCGGCCGTGCTGTTCGGCCAGGCGCACGAGAATCGCGTCGGCGATGAGCGCGATATCCGAGACGCGCTCGCGAAGCGGCGGCACGTGGATGCGAAGGACGTCGAGCCGGTAGAAGAGATCTTCGCGAAAGCGCCTCTCGGCCACCAGCTCCTTCAGATCGCGGTTGGTGGCGGCGACGACGCGAACGTCGGCCTCGACGGCCTTCGTGCCGCCGAGACGGAAGTAGCTTCGGCTCTGGAGAAACCCCAGGAGCTTCGCTTGCACCGAGAGCGGCAGCTCGCCGATCTCGTCCAAGAACAGGGTCCCGCCGCGGGCCGCTTCGATCTTGCCGTCGAGGCGCCGCGTCGCGGTGCTGTGAGCGCCCTTCTCTGCCCCGAAGAGCTCGCTCTCGAAGAGCGCCTCGGGAATCACGGCGCAGTTGAGATCAACGAAGGGCCCCGCATGGCGCGACAACGTGTCGTGGACGGCCCGGGCAATGGCGGTCTTGCCGGTACCGCTCTCGCCCGTCACGAGGAGCGAGATGGGAACCGGCGCGGCCACGAGTATCTGTTGAAGCACGCTCGCCAAGGCGGCGCTGCGCCCCGCGACGGCGTCGGCCCGCACACGGCCGCGAAGCTCGCGGGTCACGTCGACGTTCAAGGCGCGCGCGCGCGCGATGCGTCCGGCGAGTGGCGCCAGGTGTTTCGCGAAGAGCTCGACGAGCGAACGCGCCCCTTCAGGGAATGGCCCAGGCTCGGTCCGTTCGGCGAGGTACAGGACCCCCGCGGCGTCGCCGCCTTGGAGCGGAGCGCAAAGGATGGCCCGCAAGCTCGCGGCCTGGACGCTTCGCACGTCGGAGAAGCGAGGATCGTCGATGGCGCTGGCGGTGCTCACTGTGCGCCCCGAGGCCAGGGCCTCGCGCACCACGCTCGTCGAGAACGCGCGGAGCGCCGCCGGAAGTTCGGCGTCGGCGAGGCCCCGAGCGATGCGGACGGGCTCGCCGTCAAGAGCGCGCAGCTCAATGAGACCGTGGTGCGCGCCAGAGAGGCGCATCACGAGCGAGAGCGCTTCTTCCAGAAACGGGACAAGGTCGTCCTCTTCACCGAGCGAGAGGAGACCCCGGTAGAGATCACGCTCGATGCGAAGGCGGCTGACGTCGTCGGTCACGGAGCGAGGATCGCGCCCGTCGGCCCTCGGGCGCAACGCGGAAAGCGTTCGTCGCGCATCAAAAGGCTGCGCGACAGGCCCGATGCGTCACAGGCCCGAGACCGAGACTCGGAAGCCCGGCACGCTCGGCGACAGCCCAGGCAGAAGCGACACGCGCACACCACGAGCGTCGCTGGCGCCGAGAAACCGCGCTCGAAAGCCGCGGCCCACGGCGTCGCCCACGCCAAGGCCGAGGAGCGAGCCAGCGACGACATCGGAGAGGTAGTGATGATCGCCCACGAGCATGCCGAGCGACACGCCGGCGGCAACGCCCGCGCTCGCGATCGTGACGGCGGTGTCGGCGGTGCTCGCCGAGAGCGCGCCCGCCAATGCGAACGTCGCCGATGCGTGCCCCGAGGGCCACGCGAGTCCGCGCCCCGGCGCGAAGAAGTTCCACTCGCGCGCATGCTCCGGATGGCCATAGCGATCGGCCGCGTCGCGCGGCGCGCCGTGGAGTGGGAACGGCCGGCCCGTCGTGAGCTTCAGCGCGAGCGTCGCGGCGAAGGTGACGACCACGGCCTGCGCGGCAGCGGACGCGTGCACCCAATGGCTTCGCCGTGACGTGGCTGCGCCCGACGCGAAGAGGCTCGCGGGGACGAGGACCGGCAGCACGTAGCCGAGCAAGACGGACGCGTCCCCGAGTCCCTCACTCGCGAAGGATTCGCCCACGGCGCGGCGCGCGTCATGGTCAAGCCCGCTTGATGAAAACGCCGCCGTGGACGTCACAGCGGCGGCGGTGGCGATCACGCCGAGCGGCTCGGTGAACGCGCGCGCCGTGTTCGGACCGAGCTCCGACCAGGGCAAAGGTGCCGGGGCGTCCATCACCGATACGGCGCGACAACGCCGCCTTCGCCGCGCATCTCAAGCGCCCACGCGGCGAGCGTTTCGCCGAGGCCCATAAGCTCGACCGGCGGCGCGAGGCCCTCGAACGACGCGTGAAGAATCGTGGCGCCCTCGTTGCCTCCGAGGGAGAGCGACGGCCGGTGCGCCGCGAGCGCTGACTCGAGCGGCAGTTCGAGGAGGCGCTCAGCCGCTTGCCGCGGCAGGTCGAAGCCGATGGCGACCTCCACATGCGACTGTGGCTCGCCAGCGGACCAATCGGTTCCGAGGCTGAGCGCGAAGGACCGCGCCTCTCCACCGCGCCCGCGGAGCACGAGGGGCACGTTCACGATGGCGGGACGCGTGGGCACAAGGACACCGCCTGAGCTCTTGGCCGCGAGCTCCCAGGCGTCCCGCGACGCGGCGCAGGCGCGCGGGAATGGAAGCTCCGAGATCAGCGTCGACAAGAGCGCAGCCTTCTCCTGGGCGAGCCGCGCCGTCATCATGAGGGCCTCCTCCTCGCTGGTGGTGGTGCCCTCCACGGAGACGTGAAACGCCAGCAGGTGATCGTTCATGCGAAGCTCGTCGACGCGCGCGAGCCCGCCGAAGATCCGGCCGAGCGTGCGCTGGTCGAAGAGCGCTTGGTCATACCGGTCGGGCGGAACGCTGGCATGCCACAGAAAGCGCTCGCCAAGCTCGCCCGGCAGACTCGGCGCTCGCTCTTGAAATCGCAGCGCATCAATGAGGCGACGGGGGCGCAGGTTGATGTCGAGGCCGAGGCTCGCGAACGACAAGAGCGCCTCGACGCCGAGGCGACCGCCGCGCGGCGCGTCGCGGAGCACGAACTCGACGTTGCCGTTGGCTCCGCTCACCAACGCGTCGCGCGCCCCTAACGCGAGACCCAAGCGCTCCGCGACGCGCTTGGCAACCTCGCGAAGCCGCGCCTCACCGACGAGCGAGCTCGCTCCCGCGTCCGTCACGACGCGCGACCCGGCTGGCAGAACCTCGATAGGAATCTGGAAGGTCGGGTCGGCCGCAAACGGCAAGGGGACGCACACCTCCACGGCAAAGTCCGTGTCGATGGTGCCCGTTCGCTGGGTCACCGCCCGCGGGATCGGCAACCGAAACGGTGCCGGCTGACCGTCGGCAAAGAGGGACCTCTCGAGGTGCACCTTCGCCAAGCCTTCGGAGCGCGCGTCGCGGCTACCGAGAGCGATACGGGAGACCTTCGTCAGGTCGACGTCGAGCCCCGTCCGGAGCGCCTCGGCGCCAGCGCGAATGGCTACGGTGCCCGAGAGCGTCTCGCCGGCGACGGCCACGGGCGCGAGAGCGACCTCCACGACGAGCGCCGCGTGATAGCCATCGGGCGAACGAAACGTCTCGACCCGTCGACGCGTGTCTCGCGGCGGGAGGAGCACGTCGCACCGCAGCTCCTCGTGGGGGTCGATAGCCCAGTCGACGTCGAGGCGCGCCGAGAGCACGTGCACGATTTCGCAGTCGAGGCCCGTCATCGCCACAGGCAGCCAGCGTGGCAAGTCGAGGTCGACGAAGTACGGGTGCGTGCCCTTCGCGAGGACGCCGCCCTCGATCGGTTGGCGAAAGGGGAGGCGCAAGAGATCGCGCTTCTCACGGCGACGGCTCTTGCCCGAGCCAAAGTCCGCCCAGGCGACGCTGGCGAACTCGATGAGCAAGAACTCGGCGCGCGGGATCGGCGCCGGCACCTCGAGTTCGAGCTTGATCCGATTGACCTTGCCCGGGGAGAGGCCGCCATCGTTCAAGTGGAACTTGAACTGGCATGTCGGGAAGAGCGACATCGACGCCGATGGTAGCGGACGGCGAGGAGCTTGGAGCCCGCGCGACGCATCCCCCCTCGAAGGCTGCCCAGCTCGGCCGATGCCGCGCGCCAAACGCAGGTACCATGTCGCCGATGCGGCTCCGCACGGCACTGTTCACCGTGGTTGGCTTGGCGCCGTTCGCCACGGCTTGTCGTTCACCGAGCGACAGCAAGACGAAGCCGAGCGCCGTCGTGTCGATGACTCCCGAACCGTTAGCCATGCGCGACGCGGAGTCCGTCACGAAGGACGCATCTCCCGAGCCCGCACCGCGGCGCAAGTGGGCGACGTACGCGGATCCAAAGGCGCCGCTCTCGTACGTGGTCGACGGCTATTGCGCGCAGCTCATGGTGCGGGCGAGCAAGGGCGGAACGTTTGCTTGGTGGGGAGAGGGAACCGGCAACATCGCCCGCGTCACCGACACCGGCCTTGCAGACCTCACGGAGCTCTCGCGCGGCCTTCCGGGCGCATACAGCTACGGGCCCGTCATCGCCAGCTCCACCGGTGAGCTCTTCGTCGAGGCCAACACCGGCGGGCGCTCGTCGATGAGCTCGGCGGTCTACCACCGCAGCGAGAAGGGTTGGACGACCGTCGCCGAGACCCGCCTCTCCGACGACGCCGGGTTTTCGATCTATCAGCTCATCGGGGCCTACGGAGCCGGCGCGCTCGCGACGGTCTCGCGCTGCAACGGAAGCTGTCGCGCGGCGGGCGTCGTTGCCCTCGGCGAGCCGACTCCGCGCATCGCGTGGGAAGGCGAAGCGTATGGCCAAGCGTGGCTCGGTGAAGACAAGACCGTGATCATCGGGGCGCAGCGCTGCGATGCGGTCACGCCCGACAAGTGCGCATGCACCGCGCGCGCGTTCCTACCGAACGGCGACGTGAAGCCGCACGCGTTCGATGCAGAGCCGTGTGGCCTTTCGATCGCCGGAGCAACGTCGCGCGACGTGTTCGTCGCCAACGGCGCGGTGCTGGCGCAGTTCGACGGCAGCGCCTGGCGTCGCGTGCCGGCGCCACGCGGCAATTCGCTGCGCATCGAGGCGGTCTCAAGCGATGGCGTCGCGTGGGTGTCGAACGGCTCGAAGCTCTACCGCCAGCGCGGCGGTGAGTGGGACGACATCACGCCTCCCGGCGGCCTTGGCGACACCACTCATGGCAAGCGACTCGACGGCGTCACGTTCGGCGAGGTGTGGGCCGTCACACCCAAGGGGCTCGTTCGTACCCCGGCCGACAAGATTGCATGGGAGTCCGTCGCCATCCCGCTCCCGCCGTTTGCCGCGATAACGACGCCTCCCGGCGTCGCCGGTGTCATGGTCGCGGCCAAGGGCGATGCGTGGGTCAACGTGGCGTACGGCACGCAGTTCGAGGGCACGAGCGCCGTCGAGCCGCGACGCGCGCTGCTTCGTACACGGCCACCGACCGAGACCATGCGTTGCGGCGGCCGCGCAGGCCGCGAGGGCGTCGCGGCCCTTGAGTCTTGGCCACCGCGGGCGACGCCCGAGTGCACGACACCGGCGGTCGTCGTCGCGCAGGCGCCGCTCACAAAGGACGCCTTCCCGCGGACGCGATCCATTTTGAAGGGACACAAGGAGCTCGGCGAGAGCATCGAGCTTGTCGAGGTGAAGGTTGCCGAACCGCCTTACGTCGTAGCCCGCGCGCCGAGCTACAACGTCGGCGTGAAGCTCGCCACCCTCGTCTCCAAGAAGGTCCCGTTCGGGATCGTGCCGGAGCTGGTTTGTGCAGAGCTGGAGGGCGCCAGCGTGCGCGTCGACCTCGCAACCGGTGAAGTGAGCGGCGACGCGGCGCCGACAAAGGCACCGGTGCTGGCGCCGGCGCCGTCACGCTGATGCGCGCGAGCAGGTCGCCTCTCACGGTCGTGGGCCTCGCACTGGGCGCTGCCGTGTGCACCACCTTGGCGCATACAACGCCGCGGCGCTTGGCGCGGGCTGACGAACTGAAGACGATGGAGTCGAGCGCCGCGGTCACGCGCAACGAGGGCTGCGCGCGCTGCCACGCGGTGCAATGGCGCGAATGGACCGGCTCGCTGCATCAACGCTCACACGACGACGAGACGTACCGCGCGTCCCTCGCCGGTGAGCCGCGCGCGTTCTGCGACGCGTGCCACGGGCCCCTCGCCAGCGCACCGCGCGGCGGCGCATTGGGCATTGGTTGCACCGGGTGCCATGCGCTCCCAGCCGACCACGAACGCCGGCCTGCGCAAGGCGCCGCCCCCGCGCAGGTCTCCGCCCCCGCCAAGTTCGGCGTGCGCTGCGAGCCGTGTCACGAGTTTCGCTTCCCGCGTGGAAGCGAGCTCATGCAGCACACGGTCCGTGAGCACCGAGCGAGCGCGTTTGCCTCGACGTCGTGCGTCGATTGCCACATGCCCATCACGGGCAAGGGGGCCGAGCGTCATCACCGGCACGACGCGTCGGCCTCGCGTGATCCGGCGCTCCTCCGGCGTTCGCTCCTCGCGAGCGCGCGCCTCCTGGGGCCGGGCTCGCTGGAGGTGACACTGAAGACGCGCGGCGTGGGGCACGCCATGCCCACGGGCGACATGTTCCGACGCCTCGTCGTCCGCGCCGAAGCGCTCGACGGCGCGAACGAAGTCGTGTCGCGCGCCGAGCGGGTCCTCGCACGTCGCTTCGAGCTCCGTCCCGACGGCCCCCGCGAGATTGGCGACGATCGCCCGAGCGGCGCCGCGGGCGCGGAGGTCGTCGTCGGTCTCGACCTCGGTGAGGTCGCGCCGAACGCGCGCGTTCGCTGGCGTGTCGATTACGAGCGTGTCGTGAACGGCTTCAAGTCGCCGGCCACGGTGGCCGCGTCGCTGACGCTCGCGGGCGGTGAGGTCCGGTAGTGTGGCGCTACGCGACGAGCGCGCGGTACGCGCGCGTGACGGCGATGAAGCGCTCTTCGAGGGCGCGACGTTCCGCGTCGGTGGCCGCTGGGTGCAGATCGGGATGCGAAGCGCGCGCCATTCGTCGGTAGGCGCGACGGATGGCCTCTTCGTCGGCTGACGCATCGAGGTCGAGCAGCCTCAGCGCGTCCAGGCGCCCCGGATCGATGGGCTGCCGGTCGGCGCCGCCGGTGCGGTAGTACCCCGACGGAGGCACGTCCGACGAGGCATCGCGCGCCCGCTTTCGTCCGCGCAAGAACTCGTCGGCGCCCAGCGGCTCGTTGGTCAGCGCGCTTCGTGGCGTTCGCACGGCGACGCGAAATTGAATGCGAGCGTCGGGCAATTGCTCGAGGTGACGAAGCCGCGCGACGATCTGGCGACGGAGCGCGCTCCCCACCACGCTCGGCGCGACGCGGAAGTCCGTGACGAGCACCTCGCCGAGGAGGCGTTCGGAAGAGATCGAGCGAAGCACCGACCGCCGATGCACGTCGTCGTCGATGGCGCGCTCTCGGCGGAGCATTTCGCCCAAGGCCTGGGCGCCGCCGTCGATCTCGACGGCGACGACGAGCCCCGCTTGCAAGAACACGCGGTGGCTTCGGCCCGAGTCTTCGACCACCTCGAGCGTCCCGTTGGTGCGGGCCCGGTGGAGCGAACCGAGCAAGTCGCCGAGTGTCGTCGCCTTCAATCGACCGGGAAGCCGCACCCCTGACTCGTAGCA contains the following coding sequences:
- a CDS encoding serine/threonine protein kinase; translated protein: MVSNDPADDGPDEQADSPAPPAAGELPVGFRVGDYVVTGRVGSGATSVVYSGEEPRIKKRVAIKVLKEIVDPARRDVARVLREARLVNEVGHAGIVDVFAFGLLDDGRPYLVMSLLSGRSLGDELRARGRLPPKEAWVIARDIADALAAAHRAGIVHRDLKPDNVFLERHGEGVRPRLLDFGIAKADERPDELALSQTGRPMGTPLYMAPEQWWARGVEPRTDQYAFGVLLFELLTGRPPFAASTYVELLQAHLHEAPPTLASRAFNASAAHEALVERLLAKAPDARFESMAAVIAAGDRAFDAAGVASSSPAATTLAPETRGNERRAAAPTPAESAPLPRPSHRPLASSPRRPREARRARGREPW
- a CDS encoding sigma-54-dependent Fis family transcriptional regulator, whose translation is MTDDVSRLRIERDLYRGLLSLGEEDDLVPFLEEALSLVMRLSGAHHGLIELRALDGEPVRIARGLADAELPAALRAFSTSVVREALASGRTVSTASAIDDPRFSDVRSVQAASLRAILCAPLQGGDAAGVLYLAERTEPGPFPEGARSLVELFAKHLAPLAGRIARARALNVDVTRELRGRVRADAVAGRSAALASVLQQILVAAPVPISLLVTGESGTGKTAIARAVHDTLSRHAGPFVDLNCAVIPEALFESELFGAEKGAHSTATRRLDGKIEAARGGTLFLDEIGELPLSVQAKLLGFLQSRSYFRLGGTKAVEADVRVVAATNRDLKELVAERRFREDLFYRLDVLRIHVPPLRERVSDIALIADAILVRLAEQHGRRLALSRAAELALEESEWPGNVRQLENVIARGWATALAEGTARVDARHVFPGAKAEAPSDAETNEPEGWREATLRFQRRLLADTLAATSWNVAESARRLGVARSHMNELIRAHGLERPG
- a CDS encoding phosphatase PAP2 family protein, whose protein sequence is MMDAPAPLPWSELGPNTARAFTEPLGVIATAAAVTSTAAFSSSGLDHDARRAVGESFASEGLGDASVLLGYVLPVLVPASLFASGAATSRRSHWVHASAAAQAVVVTFAATLALKLTTGRPFPLHGAPRDAADRYGHPEHAREWNFFAPGRGLAWPSGHASATFALAGALSASTADTAVTIASAGVAAGVSLGMLVGDHHYLSDVVAGSLLGLGVGDAVGRGFRARFLGASDARGVRVSLLPGLSPSVPGFRVSVSGL
- a CDS encoding DUF4388 domain-containing protein, yielding MRLPGRLKATTLGDLLGSLHRARTNGTLEVVEDSGRSHRVFLQAGLVVAVEIDGGAQALGEMLRRERAIDDDVHRRSVLRSISSERLLGEVLVTDFRVAPSVVGSALRRQIVARLRHLEQLPDARIQFRVAVRTPRSALTNEPLGADEFLRGRKRARDASSDVPPSGYYRTGGADRQPIDPGRLDALRLLDLDASADEEAIRRAYRRMARASHPDLHPAATDAERRALEERFIAVTRAYRALVA